In Dromiciops gliroides isolate mDroGli1 chromosome 4, mDroGli1.pri, whole genome shotgun sequence, one DNA window encodes the following:
- the CD79B gene encoding B-cell antigen receptor complex-associated protein beta chain produces the protein MAGLGLPTISKEGLGVLLLILSAGEMVLGAQTIDGEIAPDSRGNLCQKLRQYPRFVAKKRDRSFEVTCRVNNLKVVTWRLKQESDSKPMVLMPDNDRILQHTNGTLATLTIPKIQFEDNGIYYCEQACTENSEKISRGCGTELRVMGYSTMAQLKRRNTLKDAIIMIQTLLIIIFITVPIFLLLDKDDSKVALEDDHTYEGLEIDQTATYEDIVTLRTGEVKWSVGEHPGQE, from the exons ATGGCTGGGCTGGGGCTGCCCACCATCTCCAAAGAAGGACTGGGTGTGCTGCTCCTGATTCTCTCAG CTGGTGAAATGGTCCTGGGAGCCCAAACAATTGATGGTGAAATTGCCCCTGACTCTAGAG GGAACTTGTGCCAAAAGCTCCGGCAGTATCCTCGTTTTGTAGCCAAAAAGAGGGACCGCAGCTTTGAAGTGACCTGTCGGGTAAATAATCTAAAAGTTGTGACTTGGCGGCTGAAACAGGAGTCAGACTCCAAACCGATGGTCCTAATGCCGGACAATGACCGGATACTGCAGCATACCAATGGCACTCTTGCTACTCTCACCATCCCAAAGATACAATTTGAGGACAATGGCATCTATTACTGTGAACAAGCATGCACAGAGAATTCTGAAAAGATCTCCCGTGGCTGTGGCACTGAGCTCCGTGTCATGG GATACAGCACCatggctcagctgaagcggaggAATACTCTGAAAGATGCGATCATTATGATACAGACACTGCTCATCATTATCTTCATCACCGTCCCTATCTTCCTACTGTTGGATAAG gaCGACAGCAAGGTGGCGTTAGAGGATGATCACACCTATGAG GGTCTGGAAATTGACCAAACAGCCACCTACGAAGACATTGTGACGCTTCGGACAGGAGAAGTGAAATGGTCAGTGGGGGAGCACCCGGGCCAGGAGTGA